From Methanosarcina lacustris Z-7289, one genomic window encodes:
- a CDS encoding NTPase has protein sequence MLRIAVTGSPGIGKSTVVVKAAEKLADQPGFKIGGIQTAEIRKEGTREGFSIRDLATGKIGILSSVKGSGPRVGKYHVNLEDLEKIGANALRNALDCDLIVIDEIGPMELKSEAFVSAVETVLESDRSVLAVLHRSSRHPLAERIRKEFEVLTVDEGNRDELPERIAGLLSRRLGETNHSRPGQ, from the coding sequence ATGTTGAGAATTGCAGTAACCGGCAGTCCAGGTATTGGGAAATCAACAGTTGTGGTGAAAGCTGCCGAAAAACTTGCAGATCAGCCCGGCTTCAAAATAGGCGGCATTCAGACTGCCGAAATCCGAAAGGAAGGCACAAGGGAAGGCTTTTCAATCCGGGACCTTGCAACAGGAAAGATCGGCATCCTGAGCAGCGTCAAGGGGAGTGGGCCAAGGGTTGGAAAGTACCACGTCAACCTCGAAGACCTTGAAAAGATAGGGGCAAATGCTCTCAGGAATGCTCTGGACTGTGATCTGATAGTTATCGATGAGATCGGGCCTATGGAGCTCAAATCCGAGGCTTTTGTTTCGGCGGTTGAAACAGTCCTTGAGTCTGACAGGTCGGTACTGGCGGTGCTGCACAGGTCAAGTAGGCATCCGCTTGCGGAGAGGATAAGAAAAGAATTTGAGGTTTTGACGGTTGATGAGGGGAACCGGGATGAGCTGCCTGAAAGAATCGCAGGTCTCCTCTCCAGAAGGTTGGGTGAAACTAATCATTCCAGACCGGGGCAGTAA
- a CDS encoding RNA-guided endonuclease InsQ/TnpB family protein — protein MRKGSLYRIYPDQDQKQMLEQHFGGVRFLYNKLLHVRSVLYSQCGCSISRSELDKHILVLKDISPWLKKVNSQSLQQANKNLDNAYQRFFKGLGDYPAEKLKKKQHFSFQVPQHYKINLTTSEIFLPIIGWIKINIHRPLFEPEFFETNLKTTTINNEIIVEKDLNSEFLRTATVSRTSAGRYHISILTEDLNKYPVTQQYSESTMVGVDVGIKTFAAISTGEKIDNPRFLKKSIKKLKMLQNRVSRKVKGSKNRKKAVKKLAKQHQLVSNQRNNFQHKVSLSLIRENQAVAIETLNIKGMIKNHKLAQAVADSAWYSFVLKLSYKAQWFGKTILKIGMFEPSSKNCHVCGYHNSELTLKDREWLCPSCNTNHDRDINAAINIKQFAINNLITSGTEGRACGVILKRESREAGCPSFQ, from the coding sequence ATGAGAAAAGGAAGTTTATATAGGATTTATCCTGACCAGGACCAAAAGCAAATGCTTGAACAGCATTTTGGCGGTGTCCGTTTTCTCTATAATAAACTTCTTCATGTTAGATCTGTATTATATAGTCAGTGTGGATGCAGTATCTCAAGATCAGAACTCGATAAGCACATTCTTGTCTTAAAAGATATTTCTCCGTGGTTGAAGAAAGTCAATTCTCAATCTTTGCAACAGGCAAACAAAAACTTAGATAATGCTTATCAACGTTTTTTTAAAGGATTAGGGGATTATCCAGCTGAGAAATTAAAGAAAAAACAACATTTCTCATTTCAGGTCCCTCAACATTATAAAATTAACTTAACTACTTCGGAGATATTTCTACCTATTATTGGCTGGATTAAAATCAATATACATAGACCACTTTTTGAACCTGAATTCTTTGAAACTAATCTCAAAACAACTACCATTAATAACGAAATCATAGTTGAGAAGGATCTTAATTCTGAATTCTTAAGAACTGCGACCGTTTCCAGAACATCAGCCGGAAGATACCATATTAGCATCTTGACCGAGGATCTGAATAAATATCCGGTAACTCAACAATATTCCGAATCAACTATGGTAGGTGTTGATGTTGGTATCAAGACATTTGCAGCCATATCTACAGGTGAGAAAATTGATAACCCCAGGTTTCTTAAAAAATCTATAAAGAAACTTAAAATGTTACAAAACAGAGTCAGTCGAAAGGTTAAAGGTTCTAAAAACCGGAAGAAAGCTGTTAAAAAACTTGCAAAACAACATCAGTTAGTTTCAAACCAGAGAAATAATTTTCAGCATAAAGTTTCATTGTCACTAATACGCGAAAACCAAGCAGTTGCAATTGAAACTTTAAATATAAAAGGTATGATTAAAAATCACAAATTAGCTCAAGCTGTGGCTGATTCTGCATGGTATAGTTTTGTCTTGAAGCTTTCATATAAGGCTCAATGGTTTGGCAAGACAATTTTGAAGATTGGAATGTTTGAACCATCTTCTAAAAATTGTCATGTTTGCGGATACCATAATTCTGAATTAACTTTAAAGGATAGAGAATGGCTTTGTCCTTCTTGTAATACAAACCATGACAGAGATATTAATGCAGCCATCAACATTAAACAATTTGCAATTAATAATCTAATCACCTCTGGAACAGAGGGTAGAGCCTGCGGAGTTATTCTCAAAAGAGAGAGCCGTGAAGCAGGATGCCCGTCATTTCAATGA